Below is a genomic region from Brassica oleracea var. oleracea cultivar TO1000 chromosome C9, BOL, whole genome shotgun sequence.
GTAAGCCAAACGATACTCTTGTCCGTTGACAAAGAAGTTCACTTTTGGAGCTCGGCCCTGTAATATATCATCAAAAACGGGTGATTTATCAAGAACATTGATATCGTTTGAGGTACCTGGAGGTCCAAAAAACGCGTGCCATATCCAAAGATCTTGTGAAGCTACTGCCTCTAGCACGATTGTAGGTTTTCCAGGTCCACGTGTATATTGTCCTTTCCAAGCGGTTGGGCAATTCTTCCACTCCCAATGCATACAGTCGTTGCTTCCTATCATCCCCGGAAAACCACGTATCTCTCCAAGATCGAGTAGTCGTTGAAGATCTTGTGGTATCGGTTTTCTGAGATACTCATCTCCGAACAAATATATGATACCTTCAACAAAATTCTCTAAGCATGAAATTGCAGTACTTTCACCAAGACGGAGGTATTCGTCAACCGCATCAGCCGCACAACCATACGCCATCATACGAATTGCTGCTGTGGCCTTCTGTAGTCCAGAGAGACCGAACCTTCCGGTAGCATCTCTTTTTTGTTGAAAGAATGGAACTTCATTGGCGAGTCGAGTAACAATACGCATAAACAAGGGCTTGTTCATTCTAAATCGGCGTCAAAATAGATGATTAGGATATGTTGCATTTTCACAAAAATAATCGTTCCATAATCGGTTGTGTCCGTCTTCACGGTCTCTTTCAATATAGGCTCGTTTCTTCTTTGACTTGCGACGATTAACGGAAAGATTTTCGAATTCTTCATTGAAATTTTGTTCCATACTTTCATACAATGTTGAATCGAACGTTTCTTCGATCATTTCCTCGAAAGTATCACGGGAGGAAGATGCCATTTTTCTTAGTAGAGAATAGAAAAATAAGTTGATATAGCGAGAGTTCTTATAATAGAAGAAGAAGAAGATGATATAGAGAGATATAATTTTTTGTTGTAAATTTCAGGACGAGTTGAGTTGTGTTTTAGTGTGAGTTTGTTGCATTCATTTATAACAAGTGTGAGTATGTTAAATTGTTAAAGTGTGTTGTGTTAGCAATAAATACTTACCTAACAAGAGCTACACTCTAAAAACAACCAAGCATTTGATTAGACATCCATACTTAAGGCAAACTACCAACAAGAGCTACACTCTACCAAGCATTGAAGACTTAAGTAAATTTGATGTAGACTGAACAATAAAACCTAGTTAACATCTAACAACCAACTAGTCCAAGAAGAATTTAAAGAAGCAGTCTCTGTAAATTATCTTGAAAGGCTGAAATTTAGCTTCCGTAGTAGCTCTCTCCACACACTTCTAGCTTCTCCATTAGCTCCATCCTCAACAGCCATAAATACATAAAAAAATATAGACATGAATAAGAACACGATTTTAATGTAGACAGTCCTACTTTAACATCAACCAAACATTTTCAGAGTGAAATAACCAAGCATTGATCACAGCTAAGGAGAAATGATCCGATTTAACAGCCTACAACCATTGATCACACCTAATGTCATTACTAAGTTTTGATCACAAGCATTTTTCAAATTAAACAAACAAAACATTGAAGATCACTAGCAGAACGAGATATATGATTATCTGATTTTATAAACTCAGTAAAAAATAAATAGCAAAATCAGAAAACTATAAAAAACAAAAAGAGATCATAGAATGTAAATCGGATTCAAGAATCAACATCCTAATTATGTTGATAATAGCTAATAACAAATAAATATCCTAATTATTGATGTTAATAACCCTAATTTTGCATTTAAACCAAGAATCCTAATTTACAATTTTATGAACCCTAAAATCAAAATACCGTATTCTAGATTCAACAGATTAAATAGACGAATCTACACATTATAAACCTCGAATCGTACCTAGAGAAGAATGAAGAAGCTTCCTGCTTCGAAATCTCTTCGATTTCAAACCAGAATTCTGAAACAGTCAAGCCTCAGATTCCACCAATTTCTTTGTTGATGAAGCCGACGGTGGAAAGGATGCTTCTGGCGTTGGATTCTAGGATCAACCGGCGGCGGATTCGATATACAACCGGCGGCTTCATGATTCGCCGTCTGAATCGCATAACCAAGAGAGAGAGAGAGAGAGAGCCAAAAACAAATCCGCGAAAGAGAGAGAGAGAAAAGTCGGACCAATTTTTTTTCCTTTTCTTTAAAACACTCAACCACTGAAAAATAGACACGTTTCTTTTGGATATAGCTCCAAAAATATCTACAATTAGAGACAATTCTAACTATTTTTCATGTTTTTGATTTTATTAAAACCCATTAAATTAGATTGATACTGTCTTAGAAGTGGATTAGATACATTGTTGGAGATGGTCTAATCTTTTATGAGTCAGATTTTTCAAAAGTCAACGTTGTGGAAACAAAAGGTTGGGAGGAAACTGGGGGAAAAGCTGCGGCTGAAAAAGATAGACACAAGAGTTGAAAAGACATGCAATATGGGCCAAAAGTACCAGATCGAAGGCCCATAACCTTTTTGTTGACACCATCTTTTTGTGTGTTGGCCCATTAGATTTATGATTAGGCAGCTCTTGTGATCTATAGACTAGTACAAGTCCATAAACATTATGAGTTGGCATCTTGTTATTGGGGCAGAAGAGCACCTCCATGCACAGGTCTTACTAAGAGTTATTGGGAGGTTCTAGAGTTTTTAGCGGAATATAAGCACACGTCTCTTAATTTTTAGCTAAAAAAGTTAAGAACCGTCTTTTAAAACTCTTATTTAAGAGACGGTTCTTAGTTTTTTTAGTTAAAAGTTAAGAGACAGGTTTTTATATTCCGTTAACACACTTTAAGAACCTTCCAGTAATCACGCTCTGAGTATCTGAAAATAAAATCAAAATTAGTAGTAGTTAAAAGTGGAAAGAGACCATATCAAACAAGATACCCTTTAAAACTCCACTTGCCTTTTGTCAGTTTCTAATAAGTGGTTATAGTTATTTCATAAAAACTTCTCAACTCAATATTATTTGTGGTTAAAAAACGCATTATCAGTATCTTGGGGCCGAGGGTGGTCTAAGTCAACAATGTTGTTCAACTTTTTTTTGGTCAAGACAATGTTCTTCAACTCTAAATTTCAATAAAACATTCAGTAACTATTACCAAAAGTCTGTCTCAAAGAAAAAAAAACTAATGGCAAATCAGGATCAACTTTCTGTGATTTTTTTCCGTATCTAATGCACTAACATTTGAAAAATTTATTACGTTTCCAATAAAATAAGACAAAAATCCTGACCTTGAAATGTGGAAAATATAACTGAAAAAGTTAGTGAAAAATCTAAAGACGCCAACGTCACTTTTACACCATTAATTCGTGAAAAAAAAAAATAGACTAATGGGAGAAGAGAACCAAAAGTGAATGGGCTAAACTTCCCCCAAGTCTTTAAGACTCTTTTCTCTTTCTATTCATAGAGTTCAGACCGTAACGCCCATCTTCTTGTCTGAATCTCAAAAGCTTTTCCTCAACATGGAGATGGCAGACGCTAAACCTAAAAGTCTGAATATTGTCATGTTTCCTTTCATGGCACAAGGCCATATCATCCCTTTTGTTTCTTTAGCCCTTCGTTTAGAGAAGATGATCAAGAACAAGAACAGAGAAGACAACCTCATCCTCTCTCTTGTCAACACTCCTTTGAACATGCCCAAACTACGTTCCAAACTTCCTCCTGACTCCTCCATAAAACTCATCGAGTTGCCTTTCAACAGCTCCGACCACGGCCTCCCTCACGACGCCGAGAATTTCGACTCTCTCCCTTACTCTCTCGTCATCAGCCTCCTCGAAGCTTCAAGATCCCTCCGTGAGCCCTTTCGAGACTTGATCACTAGGATCTTGAAAGAAGGAGATGATGTTGTGGTGATCGGTGATTTCTTCTTGGGATGGATCGGTGAGGTTTGCAAAGAGGTCGGTGTTTCTTCGTTTATCTTTAGCGCTTCTGGTGCTTTTGGGTTAGGTTGTTATAGATCCATATGGCTTCACTTGCCGCACAAAGAAACCGAACAAGATCAGTTTCTATTACATGATTTCCAAGAAGCAGGGGAGATTGAGAAGACTCAGTTGAACTACTTCATGTTAGAAGCTGACGGAACCGATGACTGGTCGGTTTTCATGAAGAAAAATCTGCCAGGATGGTCTGATTTCGATGGATTCTTGTTCAATACGGTTGAGGAAATTGATCACATCGGTTTGTCTTATTTTCGTAAAATAACCGGTGGTAAACCGGTTTGGCCGGTCGGACCGGTTTTACCCGATGCTGGCTCGAGGTCGACAGAGGAAGGTGTGAAGGCATGGCTCGACTCAAAACCGGACCATTCGGTTGTCTACGTGTGTTTTGGTTCGATGAACTCTATTTCTCAAACTCACATGCTGGAGCTGGCTATGGCGTTAGAGAGTAGCGAGAAGAACTTCATATGGGTGGTGCGACCACCAATGGGCGTGGAGGCTAATAAAGACTTTGATGTGAAAGAGTATTTACCGGAAGGGTTTGAAGAAAGAATCAAGAAATCAAGAAGAGGAGTGATTGTGAAGAAATGGGCGCCACAGGTTGATATATTGTCACACAAGGGAACATGTGTGTTTTTGAGTCATTGTGGTTGGAACTCGATACTCGAGTCGCTTAGCTACGGCGTGCCATTGCTAGGATGGCCTATGGCGGGGGAGCAGTTCTTTAATTCGATATTGATGGAGAAACATGTTGGTGTATCGGTTGAGCTGGCGCGTGGGAAGAGATGTGATATCAAATGTGATGAGATTGTTTCTAAGATCAAGCTGGTGATGGAGGAGAGTGAAGTAGGGAGAGAGGTTAGGAGAAAGGCTAAAGAGGTGAAGGAGTTAGTGAGGAGAGCGATGGATGATGGAGTTAATGGCTCTTCTGTTATTGGTTTGGAAGAGTTTATTAGCCATGCAACGGTCAAGAACGAGAAGAGTTAAGACACTAGTTAATAGGTGCATGGTTTGTATAAAAGGATCTTATTGGGAATGACATTATTAGAAAAATGAATAACTATGACCGGTGGTTATACCACACAAGTGTTGTGATAGAGGAACTACTCTTTTCATAAAGTGTTAGATACTCTTTTGTTTGTTGAGCTAGACACACATGGTCCCAAGAGTTTATATTTGTATCTTTCACATCGAATAATATGTCTGAAGAAGTAAGGTGTCTTGTTATGAAGTACATAGGAGTATGACGACTAGATAGTAGAAGAAGGAAAAAAGGTGAGC
It encodes:
- the LOC106313057 gene encoding UDP-glycosyltransferase 92A1 translates to MEMADAKPKSLNIVMFPFMAQGHIIPFVSLALRLEKMIKNKNREDNLILSLVNTPLNMPKLRSKLPPDSSIKLIELPFNSSDHGLPHDAENFDSLPYSLVISLLEASRSLREPFRDLITRILKEGDDVVVIGDFFLGWIGEVCKEVGVSSFIFSASGAFGLGCYRSIWLHLPHKETEQDQFLLHDFQEAGEIEKTQLNYFMLEADGTDDWSVFMKKNLPGWSDFDGFLFNTVEEIDHIGLSYFRKITGGKPVWPVGPVLPDAGSRSTEEGVKAWLDSKPDHSVVYVCFGSMNSISQTHMLELAMALESSEKNFIWVVRPPMGVEANKDFDVKEYLPEGFEERIKKSRRGVIVKKWAPQVDILSHKGTCVFLSHCGWNSILESLSYGVPLLGWPMAGEQFFNSILMEKHVGVSVELARGKRCDIKCDEIVSKIKLVMEESEVGREVRRKAKEVKELVRRAMDDGVNGSSVIGLEEFISHATVKNEKS